One part of the Pelecanus crispus isolate bPelCri1 chromosome 20, bPelCri1.pri, whole genome shotgun sequence genome encodes these proteins:
- the UHRF1 gene encoding E3 ubiquitin-protein ligase UHRF1: MWIQVRTMDGKETHRVDSLSKLTKVEGLRLRIHEVFGVEPHRQRLFYRGKQMEDGHSLFDYSVGLNDIVQLLVRQSPAVLPAVSKEKDSELSDTDSGCGSGQSESDKSSHNGEGAMELEGQPSTAAQPDWTDPGFGLYKINDLVDARDMNMGAWFEAQVVNVTRKKPTSESADSCTDPDQPTAIPEEDVIYHVKYEDYPENGVVELSSNDVRARARTILKWHQLEVGQVVMVNYNPDEPKERGFWYDAEILQKRETKMVKEINAKILLGDAGDSLNDCRITLVDEIYKIEEPGSACPISASPLKLACGFFLLTGQNGPVCKACKDNPNKTCRICACHICGGKQDPDKQLMCDECDMAFHIYCLNPPLSSIPDDEDWYCPECRNDASEVVLAGEKLKESKKKQKMASANSSSRRDWGKGMACVGRTKECTIVPSNHYGPIPGIPVGTMWKFRVQVSESGVHRPHVAGIHGRSNDGAYSLVLAGGYEDDIDHGNSFTYTGSGGRDLSGNKRTAEQSCDQKLTNMNRALALNCSAPINDKNGAEAKDWRAGKPVRVVRNVKGGKHSKYAPVEGNRYDGIYKVVKYWPETGKSGFLVWRYLLRRDDEEPAPWTKEGKDRMKKLGLTMQYPEGYLEAVANKDKEKENNGDDEFDTPGKGKRKRKSAGGEEKLITSPTGTPKKTKVEPYKLTSQQKSLIKSDEANEKLWNEVLEALKDGPKFLNKVEEAFLCICCQEVVFRPVTTVCQHNVCKDCLDRSFKADVYSCPACRYDLGKNYTMQVNETLQTILTQLFPGYGNGR; the protein is encoded by the exons ATGTGGATCCAGGTGCGCACCATGGACGGGAAGGAGACCCACCGCGTGGATTCGCTCTCCAAACTCACCAAGGTGGAGGGGCTGCGGCTGCGGATACACGAGGTTTTCGGCGTCGAGCCTCACCGGCAACGTCTCTTCTACCGCGGCAAGCAG ATGGAAGACGGTCACTCCCTTTTCGATTACAGCGTTGGACTGAACGATATTGTTCAACTCCTGGTCAGACAAAGCCCAGCAGTGCTTCCTGCTGTTAGTAAGGAAAAAGATTCCGAACTCTCCGACACAGACTCTGGCTGTGGCTCAGGCCAAAGCGAATCTGACAAAAGCTCTCACAATGGAGAAGGTGCCATGGAACTGGAGGGACAGCCGAGCACAGCGGCGCAGCCTGACTGGACGGACCCGGGATTTGGCCTCTATAAG ATCAATGACTTGGTCGATGCTCGAGATATGAATATGGGAGCGTGGTTCGAAGCCCAGGTTGTAAAcgtaaccagaaaaaaacctacGAGTGAATCAGCTGACAGTTGCACAGATCCTGATCAACCGACAGCCATTCCTGAAGAAGATGTAATATACCACGTGAAATATGAAGA TTATCCAGAGAATGGAGTTGTAGAATTGAGTTCGAATGATGTACGGGCTCGTGCACGGACTATTTTGAAGTGGCACCAGCTAGAAGTAGGACAGGTGGTGATGGTCAACTATAATCCCGATGAACCAAAAGAGAGAGGTTTTTGGTACGATGCGGAGATTCTGCAAAAAAGGGAGACAAAAATGGTCAAGGAGATAAATGCAAAGATCTTACTTGG GGATGCTGGTGATTCCTTGAATGACTGCAGAATTACATTAGTGGATGAAATTTATAAAATTGAAGAACCAGGCAGTGCTTGTCCAATTAGTGCCAGTCCATTAAAAC TAGCCTGTGGTTTCTTTTTGCTAACAGGACAAAATGGACCTGTGTGTAAAGCTTGTAAGGACAACCCGAACAAGACCTGCAGAATTTGTGCTTGCCATATCTGTGGAGGTAAACAAGATCCAGATAAACAGCTAATGTGTGATGAGTGTGATATGGCTTTCCACATCTACTGCCTCAACCCTCCCCTTAGTAGTATACCAGATGATGAGGATTG GTATTGCCCTGAATGTCGAAATGATGCAAGTGAGGTGGTTTTAGcaggagagaaattaaaagaaagtaaaaagaaacaaaagatggCATCTGCTAATTCATCCTCGCGGAGAGACTGGGGCAAG GGCATGGCATGTGTTGGTCGCACAAAGGAATGTACCATTGTCCCCTCGAACCACTATGGACCAATTCCTGGGATTCCCGTTGGCACCATGTGGAAGTTCAGAGTTCAG gtgagCGAATCGGGTGTTCACAGGCCCCATGTAGCAGGTATACATGGCAGAAGTAATGATGGTGCCTATTCCTTGGTTCTGGCAGGAGGCTATGAAGATGACATA GATCATGGAAATTCCTTCACGTATACAGGGAGCGGAGGGCGTGATCTTTCTGGAAACAAACGCACAGCGGAACAGTCTTGTGATCAAAAACTCACCAACATGAACAG AGCTCTGGCTCTGAACTGCAGTGCCCCCATCAATGACAAAAATGGAGCTGAAGCTAAGGACTGGAGAGCTGGGAAGCCGGTCCGAGTGGTGAGGAATGTAAAAGGAGGCAAACATAGTAAATACGCTCCTGTAGAAGGGAACAGATACGATGGAATATATAAG GTTGTGAAATACTGGCCCGAGACAGGGAAATCTGGATTTTTAGTGTGGCGTTACTTACTTAGGAGGGATGATGAAGAACCTGCTCCTTGGACCAAAGAAGGAAAGGACAGGATGAAAAAGCTTGGCCTAACAATGCAG TATCCTGAAGGGTATTTGGAAGCTGTTGCAAACaaagataaggaaaaagaaaataacggAGATGATGAGTTTGATACCCcggggaaaggaaagaggaaaaggaaatcaGCAG gtgGGGAGGAAAAACTCATTACTTCTCCTACAGGGACTCCAAAAAAAACTAAAGTTGAGCCATACAAGCTGACATCTCAGCAAAAATCTCTTATAAAAAGTGATGAAGCCAATGAAAAACTGTGGAATGAAGTACTAGAAGCTCTCAAAGATGGACCG AAATTTCTAAATAAAGTTGAAGAGGCCTTCTTGTGTATTTGCTGTCAGGAGGTTGTGTTTCGGCCAGTCACAACTGTATGCCAACACAATGTGTGCAAG GATTGTTTGGATAGATCCTTCAAAGCTGATGTGTACAGTTGTCCAGCCTGCCGCTACGATCTTGGCAAAAATTATACCATGCAAGTGAATGAAACATTGCAGACCATTCTAACTCAGCTCTTCCCTGGATATGGCAATGGACGGTGA